The DNA segment CCGGCTGGGGCCGCAGCGCGCGGAAGACCGCCACGTCCACCCAGACCTTGCCCAGCGCCACCGCCAGCGCCGCCAGGCCCGTGAGGGCGGACGGGTGGATCAACGCGCCCAGCACCGCGAGTGGAACCGGGTTGAGCAGCGCCTGCGCCAGGTACGTCGAGGGCGATACCGCTGTGCGGTGGATGACGCTCCAGCGCAGGTAGCGCTGGAAGAAGGCGTCCACGCTCTTGCGCAGGGACACGTTGAACACGGGTGCGTGCGCCAGCACCACGCGCTTGCCCAGCTTGCGCGTCACCCACCGGCCAATGACGTAGTCCTCCGCCAGCACGTCCTTCACGGAGAAGAAGCCGCCCAGCGCCTCCACGTCCTCGCGGCGCAGCGCCATGGACTTGCCCACCACGATGTCGCGGTCCGCCACGTGCTTCGCGGCGATCATCCCCGCCGCCGCGCTGGAGGACAGGTGCAGGTTGTCCAGGAGCGAACCGAAGGTCCGCTCACCCAGGCCCGCCACCGGGTGCGTCACGCAGCCCACCGTGGGGTCCTCGAAGGCGGCGGCGATCTCCTCCAGGTAGCCCTCGCCCACGCGGGTGTTGCTGTCGCTCACCACCCACAAGTCATGGCGGGCCTCCGACGACAGCGTCACC comes from the Corallococcus macrosporus genome and includes:
- a CDS encoding glycosyltransferase, producing the protein MLIASSLLLAASAVGLVALLLQALFVRRHRRTVPAGPTHQPGLSILKPLCGVDDDLEANLAQFARLPYPHYEVLLGVKDARDPAFAVARAAEARWPHVMRVVLQEGEPGLNPKVNQLVTLSSEARHDLWVVSDSNTRVGEGYLEEIAAAFEDPTVGCVTHPVAGLGERTFGSLLDNLHLSSSAAAGMIAAKHVADRDIVVGKSMALRREDVEALGGFFSVKDVLAEDYVIGRWVTRKLGKRVVLAHAPVFNVSLRKSVDAFFQRYLRWSVIHRTAVSPSTYLAQALLNPVPLAVLGALIHPSALTGLAALAVALGKVWVDVAVFRALRPQPVGLLAAPAVLVKDALLFAAWWHGAFRRTVDWRGTRLRVVSGTRLVPMRARGTPAAEWIPSNGVG